A single window of Tenericutes bacterium MZ-XQ DNA harbors:
- a CDS encoding preprotein translocase subunit SecA, whose translation MLRKWFDPSKRELKRAKKIADQVFALETEIKQLSDSDLKNKTDEFKKRFQNGESLEDLMVEAFAVVREASRRVTKLFPYYVQVLGAIAIFGGNIAEMKTGEGKTLTAVMPAYLSALNGEGVHIVTVNEYLARREVEGDIGDLFRFLGLTVGLNLRDLTREQKKEAYDCDILYSTNSELGFDYLRDHMVLYAKDMVARRGLNYAIIDEVDSILIDEARTPLIISGGSKNNQNLYQAADRFAKSIRDEDFEIEIESKSIALTKTGIEKAERIFQIENLYDLKHVSLVHHINNALRANYIMARDKEYVVQDGEVLIVDQFTGRILRGRQFSEGLHQALEAKENVQVKRETTTVATITYQNFFRMYKKLSGMTGTAKTEEEEFRDIYNMDVIEVPTNAPVIRKDEPDYIYATLKEKFEALVNEVEHRYKMGQPILIGTIAVETSEDLSRMLKARRIPHEVLNAKNHAREAEIVAKAGLKGSVTIATNMAGRGTDIKLGEGVVELGGLAVIGSERHESRRIDNQLRGRSGRQGDPGYSRFYLSAEDELMMRFGGESFKRRIEMLERMNTTGEPLSSKLFSRFVTSAQKRIEGNNYDSRKTVLKYDDVLRKQREIIYQNRRDVLLLESIEPQVRQTIINSLTGQVNQFVHLEGKNEYKVDIDPLLTHFNGNIFYQDTIKKEDIESLDADAITDFIVDLGVKALDEKKNNFPPEIFNEFLKVVMLRVIDTYWMRHIDAMSELRQGVSLQAYGQQQPLTIYQKEGLRMFNEMVSNISKDVTRYAIRAQIKYDQEREAVVKNTQTNQGVEDNKPKKPKVRKNRGQRNLPWR comes from the coding sequence TTCGCAGTTGTTAGAGAAGCTTCAAGAAGAGTTACTAAATTGTTTCCATATTATGTTCAAGTTTTAGGAGCTATTGCTATATTCGGTGGTAATATTGCTGAAATGAAAACTGGTGAAGGTAAAACCTTAACTGCTGTTATGCCTGCATATTTAAGTGCACTTAATGGTGAAGGTGTTCATATTGTTACAGTCAATGAATATTTAGCGAGACGTGAAGTCGAAGGAGACATCGGCGATTTGTTTCGTTTTTTAGGCTTAACAGTTGGTCTAAACTTAAGAGATTTAACAAGAGAGCAAAAAAAGGAAGCATATGATTGTGATATCTTATATTCAACAAACTCAGAATTAGGATTTGATTATTTAAGAGATCACATGGTTTTATATGCTAAAGATATGGTCGCTAGACGCGGTTTAAATTATGCCATTATCGATGAGGTTGACTCCATTTTAATTGATGAAGCGAGAACGCCGCTCATTATTTCTGGTGGATCAAAAAATAATCAAAATTTATATCAAGCTGCTGATCGTTTTGCAAAATCGATTCGTGACGAAGATTTTGAAATTGAGATTGAATCTAAGAGTATTGCATTAACCAAAACTGGTATTGAAAAAGCTGAACGTATTTTTCAAATTGAAAACTTATATGACTTAAAACACGTATCTTTAGTACATCATATCAATAACGCGCTTCGTGCGAATTATATTATGGCTAGAGATAAAGAATATGTTGTACAAGATGGCGAAGTCTTAATTGTTGATCAATTTACTGGTCGTATTTTACGTGGTCGTCAATTTTCTGAAGGGCTTCACCAAGCGTTAGAAGCAAAAGAAAATGTACAAGTGAAAAGAGAAACAACCACTGTTGCAACCATTACTTATCAAAACTTCTTTAGAATGTATAAAAAACTTTCAGGTATGACTGGTACTGCTAAAACTGAAGAAGAAGAATTTAGAGATATTTATAACATGGACGTTATTGAAGTTCCAACCAACGCTCCAGTGATTAGAAAAGATGAACCAGATTATATTTATGCAACTTTAAAAGAAAAGTTCGAAGCTTTAGTGAATGAAGTAGAACATAGATATAAAATGGGACAACCTATATTAATTGGTACGATTGCAGTTGAAACTTCAGAAGATTTATCACGCATGCTAAAAGCAAGACGTATCCCACATGAAGTACTCAATGCTAAAAACCATGCTAGAGAAGCTGAAATTGTAGCGAAAGCTGGTTTAAAAGGATCTGTAACGATTGCAACCAACATGGCTGGTCGTGGTACAGATATTAAACTTGGTGAAGGTGTAGTAGAACTTGGTGGTTTAGCAGTCATCGGTAGTGAAAGACATGAATCAAGACGTATTGATAATCAGTTAAGAGGTCGTAGTGGTCGTCAAGGTGATCCAGGATACTCTAGATTCTATTTGTCTGCTGAAGACGAACTCATGATGCGATTTGGTGGAGAATCTTTTAAACGTCGAATTGAGATGTTAGAGCGTATGAACACAACAGGTGAGCCTTTATCATCTAAGTTATTTTCTAGATTTGTGACCAGTGCACAAAAACGTATTGAAGGCAATAACTATGATTCTAGAAAGACAGTTCTTAAATATGATGATGTCCTTCGTAAGCAAAGAGAAATTATCTATCAAAATAGAAGAGATGTGTTATTGTTAGAGTCTATTGAACCACAAGTCAGACAAACTATCATCAATTCATTAACTGGTCAAGTGAATCAGTTTGTTCATTTAGAAGGTAAAAATGAATATAAAGTAGATATTGATCCATTATTAACTCATTTTAATGGCAATATTTTCTATCAAGATACGATTAAAAAAGAAGATATCGAATCACTAGATGCTGATGCGATTACAGATTTTATCGTTGATTTAGGTGTGAAAGCTTTAGATGAAAAGAAAAATAACTTCCCACCAGAAATATTCAATGAATTTTTAAAAGTCGTTATGTTACGCGTGATCGATACATACTGGATGAGACATATTGATGCGATGAGTGAGCTTAGACAAGGTGTGTCACTACAAGCATATGGACAACAACAACCTCTTACAATTTATCAAAAAGAAGGTTTACGTATGTTTAATGAGATGGTTTCAAACATTTCTAAAGATGTGACACGTTATGCAATTAGAGCTCAAATCAAGTATGATCAAGAGCGTGAAGCAGTTGTTAAAAATACTCAAACCAATCAAGGTGTAGAAGATAACAAACCAAAAAAACCTAAAGTAAGAAAAAACCGAGGACAAAGAAACTTACCTTGGAGATAG
- a CDS encoding peptide chain release factor 2 has product MERYDVNKIIAEFKTSIDDFKRAIQPEKLEKTYQELNIKMQEPDFWNNTNEAKKVTKEANLIRSKVDRLNQLKQKLKNLIEWAEISEEQTEEWTILETDIHALNDEIKAFELETILNGPYDDLNAIIEIHPGAGGTESQDWADMLYRLYTRYGQRKKYKIEVLDYQSGDEAGIKSVTMLLKGPYAYGYLKAERGVHRLVRISPFDSNARRHTSFASIDVMPEINDEIEIDIKDDDLKIDVYRSSGAGGQSVNTTDSAVRITHLPTNIVVTCQNERSQIKNKEKAMSYLKAKLVQEEVKKQEEALKNIKGEQKDIAWGSQIRSYVFHPYQMVKDHRTSYEVGNIDLVMDGDIDGFINAYLKAGDASE; this is encoded by the coding sequence ATGGAACGTTATGATGTCAACAAGATTATTGCAGAGTTTAAAACATCAATTGATGATTTTAAGCGTGCAATTCAACCCGAAAAACTAGAGAAAACATATCAAGAACTCAATATAAAAATGCAAGAACCTGACTTCTGGAATAATACGAATGAAGCGAAAAAGGTTACTAAAGAAGCGAATTTGATTCGGTCAAAAGTAGATCGTTTAAATCAACTCAAGCAAAAGCTAAAAAATTTGATCGAATGGGCAGAAATATCTGAAGAACAAACTGAAGAATGGACGATATTAGAAACTGATATCCACGCTTTAAATGATGAAATCAAAGCTTTCGAGTTAGAAACTATATTAAATGGACCATATGATGATTTAAACGCTATCATTGAAATTCACCCAGGTGCTGGTGGCACAGAATCTCAAGATTGGGCTGATATGCTCTACCGATTATATACAAGATATGGTCAAAGAAAAAAATATAAGATTGAAGTCCTTGATTATCAATCAGGTGATGAAGCTGGTATTAAATCAGTTACTATGTTACTTAAAGGCCCCTATGCTTATGGTTACTTAAAAGCTGAACGTGGTGTTCACCGTTTGGTAAGAATATCACCATTTGACTCAAATGCTAGACGTCATACAAGTTTTGCTTCAATCGACGTGATGCCGGAAATTAATGATGAAATCGAAATCGACATAAAAGATGATGATCTTAAGATTGATGTGTATAGAAGTAGTGGTGCGGGTGGACAATCGGTAAACACTACAGATTCAGCTGTAAGAATTACACACTTACCGACAAATATTGTGGTAACATGTCAAAATGAAAGAAGTCAAATTAAAAATAAAGAAAAAGCAATGAGTTATTTAAAAGCAAAACTTGTTCAAGAAGAAGTTAAAAAACAAGAAGAAGCTTTAAAAAATATTAAAGGTGAACAAAAAGATATCGCATGGGGATCACAAATTAGATCATACGTATTTCATCCATATCAAATGGTTAAAGACCATAGAACGAGTTATGAAGTTGGTAATATTGATTTAGTCATGGATGGCGATATTGATGGATTTATCAATGCTTATTTAAAAGCGGGTGATGCTAGTGAATAA